From the Niveibacterium microcysteis genome, the window TTCAACGTCATCATCGAGATCCCGGCCCACGCCGATCCGATCAAATACGAAGTCGACAAAGAAACCGGCGCGATGTTTGTCGACCGGTTCATGGGTACTTCGATGCACTACCCGTGCAACTACGGCTATATCCCTTGCACGATCGCCGGTGACGGCGACCCGGTCGACGTGCTGGTCGTAACACCGTTCCCGCTGCTGCCGGGTATCGTGGTGCGCTGCCGCGCGATCGGCATGCTCAAGATGCAGGACGAGGGCGGCGAGGACGCCAAGCTGATCGCTGTGCCGATCAGCAAGACCACGTCGCTGTACGACCGCGTCAAGAGCCTGGACGACCTGCCCGAGCTGCTGCGCAGCCAGATCGTGCACTTCTTCGAGCACTACAAGGATCTGGAGCCGGGCAAGTGGGTCAAGGTGCTTGGCTGGGGCGGACTGGAAGATGCAATCGGCGAGATCATGGCCGGCATCGAGAAGGGCTCCAAGGGCTGATATTTGTTCGTTTAGCCCTAAAGTTGGGAGAGATTCGGTTCGTTAACTAAATCGTGGGGTGGTTCCCACGCATCGACTCTCTCCTTGAAGGCCGTCCCACGGGGCGGCCTTTTCTTTTGCTGAGCGCCTTTGGGTGGCGTGAATACAGGCTTTGCTGATGGTTCCTGAGGGCGCCCGAAAGACCTTAGTGCTTGCCGGTGACGTGTCCTGCGTTTCATCGGAATCTGCTGGAGGCTTTGCGCTGCATGGTTCCTGATCGTGAAGCGCCCCGAATCGACCGGGCGGGATGGCTTTGGGGGCCGCCGCATCGGCCCCATGCCGGAAGTCCGTTGTACCTGGCCGAATAGCGGGCGTTAACCCCGCCTTATCGGGGCCTCGTGCGTGACCTGCTTGCCGATAATCAGCCACACGGAGTTCATGCGCCATGGCTGAAGACAGCGATCTCGAACGTACAGAACCAGCATCAGGCCGACGGCTTGAGCAGGCCCGCGAGGAGGGCAATGTCCCCCGTTCACGCGAGCTTGGGAGTCTGGTTGTGCTGCTCGGCGGCGTAGCGACGATGTGGGTGCTGGGGGGCTGGCTGTATCAGCGGATGGCGATGCTCACCCGGGCGGGGCTTTCGCTCGAGCCCGCGCAGACGCGCGACCCGGCGCTGATGATCCATGCCCTGTCCGATCTGTTCACCGACGGGCTGACGACCTTGCTGCCGCTGTTTCTGGTGCTGGTGATCGCCTCCGTGGCGGGGCCGATCGCGGTGGGCGGGTTCAATGTGTCTACCAAGGCATTCTCGTTCCAGGCCTCAAGGCTGAACCCGGTTGCGGGCCTGATGCGGCTGTTTTCGATGCACGGCTTGTCGGAGCTTGTGAAGGCGCTGCTCAAGGCGATCCTGATCGGCTCGATCGGCTACTCGGTGATGAAGGCGCGTGGCGAACAGTCGCTGCACCTGATGGTGATGGCGGTCGAGCCGGGGCTGTACGAGTTCGCGCAGATGCTCCTGGCCTCGACCCTCACATTGGTGTCCGGTTTGGTGTTGATCGCACTGGTTGATGTGCCTTTCCAGCTCTGGCAGTACTACAGCAAGCTGCGCATGACCAAGGATGAGCTCAAGCAGGAATTCAAGCAGCAGGAGGGCGACCCGCAGATCAAAGGTCGCATCCGCCAGCGTCAGCGCGAGATGGCTCGCCGCCGCATGATGCAAGAGGTGCCCAAGGCGGACGTGGTGGTGACCAACCCGACCCACTACGCAGTGGCGATTCGCTACGACGGTGCTTCGATGCGCGCCCCGAGGGTGGTCGCTAAGGGCAGCGACCTCGTGGCCCAGCAGATCCGCGAGGTGGCGCGGGCGAACCAGGTGCCACTGCTCGAAGCCCCGCCGCTGGCCCGTGCGCTGTACCGCCACACCGAGATTGGCGACGAAGTACCTGCGGCGCTCTACACCGCGGTGGCCGAGGTGATGGCGTGGGTCTTCACCTTGCGCCATGCAGCGGCGCATGGGGCTACACCGCCCGCGGAACCCTCCCACCTGCCGGTGCCGCCGAAGCTTGACCCGGCGCACGGTGTCGCAGGGGCGCCGCAATGACTGCGCAAAACCGATTTGTCCGGATGACCGCCGCGCATCGCGCTGCGGTCGCCGCGTTGAAGGAGCCGAAGCATGGCGAGTAACACCAACGTCGTAGACCTGCGGGAGATCTTCTCGCTGGCCAATATCCGGCAGCTCGCCGCCCCCATCCTGATCGTGATGGTGCTGGCGATGATGGTGCTGCCGCTGCCAGCCTTCCTGCTCGATCTGTTGTTTACCTTCAACCTGGCCGTCGCGGTGATGGTGCTGCTGGTCGGCATGTACACCCGCAAGCCCTTGGATTTCTCGGCCTTTCCAACGGTGCTGCTTACCACCACCTTGCTGCGACTTTCCTTGAACGTTGCGTCAACGCGGGTCGTGCTGCTGGAAGGGCATACCGGCCCGGACGCCGCCGGCAAGGTGATCGAGGCGTTTGGTCACTTCCTGGTTGGCGGCAACACGGCCGTGGGCATCATCGTGTTCATCATCCTCACGGTGATCAACTTTGTCGTGATCACCAAGGGCGCCGGGCGGATCGCCGAGGTGGGGGCACGCTTCACCCTTGATGCGATGCCGGGCAAGCAGATGGCGATCGACGCCGATCTGAATGCCGGCCTGATCGACGACAAGGAAGCGAAACGTCGTCGCTCTGAAATCAGCCAGGAGGCGGATTTCTACGGTGCGATGGACGGTGCGTCCAAGTTTGTTCGCGGCGACGCGGTCGCCGGCATCCTGATCATGGTGATCAACGTGTTCGGTGGCCTCATCGTCGGCATCGTTCAGCACGATTTGTCGGCCGCCGAGGCCGGCAAGGTCTACACGCTGCTGGCGATCGGTGATGGCCTCGTCGCCCAGTTGCCAGCGCTGGTGATCTCGGTTGCCGCCGGTATGGTGGTGTCGCGCGTGGGTGACGACCAGGACGTTGGTGCCCAAGTCGTCGGGCAGGTCTTCACCAACCCGACGGTGATGGTGCTGACCGCGGCCATCCTGGGCCTGATGGGCCTGATTCCGGGCATGCCGAACTTCGTCTTCCTGCTGCTTGCCTCCGCCTTCGGCTGGGGCGCTTGGCACCTGACCAAGAAGGCCAAGGCGGATGCCGAGGCGGCCGAATCGTTCGCAGCCCCGACGCCGACTGCGCCGACCGAATCCAACGAGGCAAGCTGGGCCGACGTAACGCCGGTTGACGTGCTGGGGCTCGAAGTGGGCTACCGCTTGATCCCGATGGTCGACAAGGGGCAGGACGGCGAACTGCTGCGCCGCATCCGCGGTTTGCGCAAGAAGTTTGCACAGGACGTCGGCTTCCTGGCTGCGCCGGTGCACATCCGCGACAACCTGGAGCTGCGCCCCAACGCTTATCGAATCACTCTCAAGGGGGTCGAGATCGGCACTGGCGATGCCTACCCCGGCATGTATCTGGCGATCAACCCTGGTCGGGTCAGCGGCCCGCTGCCTGGCAACCAGACGCGCGACCCGGCGTTCGGCCTGCCCGCGATCTGGATCGAGGCGGGGCTGCGCGAACAGGCGCACGCGATGGGCTACACCGTGGTGGACGCCAGCACGGTTGTCGCGACGCATCTGAACCACGTGATCATTGGCCATTCGGCAGATCTGCTCGGGCGGACGGAGACGCAGTCGCTACTCGATCACATCGCAAAGGATTCGCCCAAGCTGGTCGAGGATCTGGTGCCCAAGCTCATGCCGCTGCATGTGCTGCAGCGGGTGTTGCAGTACCTGCTGGAAGAGGGCGTCAACATCCGCGACATGCGCACGATCATCGAGACGCTGGCGGAGCAGGCTACCCGCACCCAGGACCCGATGGAACTCGCCGCGCGCGTGCGCACCGCGCTCGGCCGAGCGATCGTGCAGCAGATGTTCCCCGGAGGCGTCGAACTGCAAGTCATGGCGCTGGACCCGACGCTCGAACGCCTGCTGCTGCAGGCCATGCAATCGGGCGGCGGCGAAGGGGTGTTGGAGCCCAACCTCGCCGACAACCTCATGCGCGAAGCGGCGGGGGCGGCGCAACGGCAGGAGGATCTCGGCCTGCCGCCGGTGCTGCTGGTGCCCAACCAACTGCGCTGGCTGCTTGCGCGCTTCCTGCGCCGTGCGGTGCCGAACATGCGGGTGCTCGCCAATTCCGAAGTGCCGGAGTCGCGCAACATCCGCGTCACCGCGATCATCGGTGGTAAGGGGTGATCCGATTCTCGGCTTTTCGATGGCGCCTGCGGGCGCCATTTTTCATTGCGGCAAGCCATGCGGCAGAAATGGCCGGTTTTTCCCGGCGTGTTCTGCCGCTCACTACCCGGTGTGGCGGCGAATAATCGGCCCCAGGCAATGCCAGATGCGTCCTTCGTGGGTGGAATGGCACTTGCTGATACGGGATAGATGATTCGCGGCCCTTGCCGCGCAAGGCAAGCAGCACCGGAGGCTCACGATGATCAACGTCAAGCGTTACTACGGCCGCACCGCCCGCGACGCGCTTCGGCTCGTCAAGGAAGAACTCGGCAACGACGCCGTGGTGCTTTCCAACCGGGCGGTTGATGGTGGCGTCGAGATCCTGGCGCTGCCGAGCGAAGAGGTCGGCGCCGTGCAAGCCGGTATTCGCGCGCAGACGCGCGCCGCCGCTGCGCCGCCCGCGCCGGCACCGACGGCTGCGCCGATCCGGGTCGAGCCGCCGCAACCGCGCGCCGCTGCGCCGCGCATGCAGGCGCCGGCGAGCGACGATGCTGATTTCCGAGTCAGCCTCAGCACCCGTGTCGCCCGTGCAGGCGGGGGTGACGTATCGCTCAATCAAGGCCTGGCCGAGGGCGTGCCACATGCGGTGAGCGATCCGCACGCCCAGATCCGCCCCTTCATTCCGCCGCGGGTTGACCGCTACGGTCGCCCGGAAGAACCACCGCTGGAGCGCACGACGCCGCCCGAGAACCCCTGGGCGCAACGCGCAGAGTTGCGGGCCGAGGCAGCTGACAG encodes:
- the flhA gene encoding flagellar biosynthesis protein FlhA — encoded protein: MASNTNVVDLREIFSLANIRQLAAPILIVMVLAMMVLPLPAFLLDLLFTFNLAVAVMVLLVGMYTRKPLDFSAFPTVLLTTTLLRLSLNVASTRVVLLEGHTGPDAAGKVIEAFGHFLVGGNTAVGIIVFIILTVINFVVITKGAGRIAEVGARFTLDAMPGKQMAIDADLNAGLIDDKEAKRRRSEISQEADFYGAMDGASKFVRGDAVAGILIMVINVFGGLIVGIVQHDLSAAEAGKVYTLLAIGDGLVAQLPALVISVAAGMVVSRVGDDQDVGAQVVGQVFTNPTVMVLTAAILGLMGLIPGMPNFVFLLLASAFGWGAWHLTKKAKADAEAAESFAAPTPTAPTESNEASWADVTPVDVLGLEVGYRLIPMVDKGQDGELLRRIRGLRKKFAQDVGFLAAPVHIRDNLELRPNAYRITLKGVEIGTGDAYPGMYLAINPGRVSGPLPGNQTRDPAFGLPAIWIEAGLREQAHAMGYTVVDASTVVATHLNHVIIGHSADLLGRTETQSLLDHIAKDSPKLVEDLVPKLMPLHVLQRVLQYLLEEGVNIRDMRTIIETLAEQATRTQDPMELAARVRTALGRAIVQQMFPGGVELQVMALDPTLERLLLQAMQSGGGEGVLEPNLADNLMREAAGAAQRQEDLGLPPVLLVPNQLRWLLARFLRRAVPNMRVLANSEVPESRNIRVTAIIGGKG
- the flhB gene encoding flagellar biosynthesis protein FlhB; translated protein: MAEDSDLERTEPASGRRLEQAREEGNVPRSRELGSLVVLLGGVATMWVLGGWLYQRMAMLTRAGLSLEPAQTRDPALMIHALSDLFTDGLTTLLPLFLVLVIASVAGPIAVGGFNVSTKAFSFQASRLNPVAGLMRLFSMHGLSELVKALLKAILIGSIGYSVMKARGEQSLHLMVMAVEPGLYEFAQMLLASTLTLVSGLVLIALVDVPFQLWQYYSKLRMTKDELKQEFKQQEGDPQIKGRIRQRQREMARRRMMQEVPKADVVVTNPTHYAVAIRYDGASMRAPRVVAKGSDLVAQQIREVARANQVPLLEAPPLARALYRHTEIGDEVPAALYTAVAEVMAWVFTLRHAAAHGATPPAEPSHLPVPPKLDPAHGVAGAPQ
- the ppa gene encoding inorganic diphosphatase gives rise to the protein MSLHNVTPGSKAPGEFNVIIEIPAHADPIKYEVDKETGAMFVDRFMGTSMHYPCNYGYIPCTIAGDGDPVDVLVVTPFPLLPGIVVRCRAIGMLKMQDEGGEDAKLIAVPISKTTSLYDRVKSLDDLPELLRSQIVHFFEHYKDLEPGKWVKVLGWGGLEDAIGEIMAGIEKGSKG